Below is a window of Homalodisca vitripennis isolate AUS2020 unplaced genomic scaffold, UT_GWSS_2.1 ScUCBcl_1208;HRSCAF=4537, whole genome shotgun sequence DNA.
acatttttcagaaaatataacactttttgttgcaagattatcctaagtacgcaaataaaattatttacgaagtaactaccggcggttttggcatgaaattttacaatacactgtgaacaactttcatatagtacaacctgtgttgttactgatgcagtatttttaccaagtgacataatggccacaattaaacaaatttttaaggatttagcaaaccccgaaaaacttctaaaaaagtgccttcaccaaaaaaactcaaaatcctaacgaaagttttaataacgtagtgtggaataaagtccccaaaaatgtgtttttgtgacTGAACACTTTGAAGTTAGGTGTGCTGGATGCAGTGCTAAGTGTCAATGATGGAGTTGCCAGTAATTTGGATATCTACAATGAATTAGGCCTAACTTTTAGTAAAAAGTCAGTGCTCGCGCTTCGTGGTTTTGATGTTTtgcgactcaagaaagccgacAAAGCTGCAAAACTAATGACCAAGGAAGCCAGAACAGCTAGAAAAAAGAGAAGACTGGTTCTAGAGGAGGATCAGGAGCATGCTGATGGCCCTGCTTATGGTGCTGGGATGTTCTAAGCTAGCTAAAGTAAGTACAgtacctagttttaaatataaccgtcgtttcacgaaaactatgtttttttaaacaaaggtacatttttctctaAAACCAATGGAGGTATGGCAACCAATTTTTTTCCACCTATAAAACGCCTAATTACCTAACCATGGAAGCAGAATAGATAGTGTAGTACAACACACTAgcttcaaaaacaaatatttttctaaaaaaactagaaatttgaaataacttaaaaaaatctaaattatctattaatttatttttaatttttaccattgtgcttctgtagttagataaatatcaaaacaatacacacacacaaaattgtaggcctatagatttaatggttcctgagaaaagtgtacctaaatttgtagaatttaacatgGTCGATATAGGGCCTTCCCGATCCCCTTAAGAAGTGTaggtataatttttatagttgaaGTTGTTTAACAATGAACAACCTTTTCTTACTCTTCACTACGACAATAAGATCTGAAATACATCAAGTTCaacttttaataaatagtgtCAATTGTGTTACGTAATATAAGACATACACATGGCTGGACTATGTAGTAGTTTTAAGTTAGGTGAATTATTACTGAATTATTACTGAAAAGCAATGCAAGGTCACTTTAATTGACAATAAtgattttttctttcttttgtgtGATTTCATAATAAACTTCTGCAAGTGTTATAAATGTGACATTAGTATCACTATTTGAAGtctttgtgttatattttaattattctttattaacattcGACTAGAACTTTGTAAATACCGATGACGTATTGTTGTTTCGATACCAGTAATGTTATCCAGGGTAAATAAAACAGCTGCCTCCATCCAGGCACTTCGTGGTTACTTTTTAAAGACAtgttagttttgaatatttacaaaGACGGTTAAATATCCGCATGATACCCTGGTCTAGTTGAACGCAACGGCTGCTTAATGAGAGCATCTTGATCCTTATAACTTCGGTCACACTAAATTTTCTTAGTAAGTAAAATCTTTATTCcctttactttaaatttgttcttttactTTCCTTCAAAGTTTAACTGATTCCAAACTATTTAGTAGGACCAATCAACTTTAAATAGTAACATGTTCCAAATTTCGGCCttgcttataaaatattgaatttatcaCATAGATGGATTGTCATTTTTGAAAACAGCATGAAAGTACTACTGCTCTCCgacataaataaattaacctCCCAGGTATTGAACACGTGGTTCTCTGCAAGAAAGCAACAAACTAAAGCAACTGTGTTGACTTAAACCCAAACAATCAAATGTCACCGACACAGATCCAAAACAAACCAATAAAGgatcaattaaatttaaacttggtGACGCTCCGATCGTTTTGGTATTACTACCTTTCTCTTTCCTTTTCATATATtgcacttttaaacttttctCACGATTTAATAGAATATCAGCCTGTTTATATTAGaactttctaaaattatatacattactcctaagatcaataataataaaacatgccactgtgtataaatatttcataaaacctaagatacacacacacacacacacacacaatctaaaatttttctataacaaattagGGAAAAACctctttaattgaaatatttctgattttaatatcctattttaaaagatttaccGAAGACCATGAAATTCTTTTATAGTtgcaatataaactattatattagtTAGTTTGATCAAAActaccaaaatataaattcatttacttgtacataaattaaattagggaACATTGGGCGTATCATAATTCGAGTGAGTTAAGAAATGTCATTGTATACCCATCATATGATGATGGAATATCACAAACCAATAATGCAGAAAAATAGACTCAATATGCAATTCTTCAATTGATATATGTTACTTATAATTATCTTTTATTGTTAATGtacatatagtttttaaatataatattaatattcggTGTActtgaatgaataatatttatacaattttagttataatgtttaataagcGATGGGGTGGAACTGTTTCAATCCATTTACTAATCTGCTTACTTCTTCGTTATGTGATTTTCGATTTCATATAAGTAGTTTACATCCACCAAAAGTGGATGGTATGACTAATATTATTGGAGTCAGTTATTATTATCTACATGGGTTTTAACGAAAcccattaatttatttacaaataaaaccaaacaaatgcAAGTTTCAAGTTATATTACGGAACAGATTCATTCTACGTCGCTTTAGTGAATTGGCTAGAAGATAACGTTAGAGAGCAACAATACACAAATGTTAAATACTTATTCTCAAaacacatttaaagtttattagttaaaCACGCATAACATGAAGAAGTATTTGCATAACGAGTATTGgaacaacaatttaatatttataactgaacGCTAGACAAGATACTATTACGATTGAGAGGCGTTATTCATGACAGTGGTTTAGAAACCTCCAGGAAAGCAGTTTCCCAGTAAACACCTGTACAGTTCAAAGGAATAAATAATGTGCATAGCATTATTTTACATAAGGTAGCTCGGGAGAAGAAGGTAAAAGTCCGTCCAATTCCATTTGATAATTTGCCAACTCCCTTGTCCGTAACATTTCCTCCCTAGTTTTAGAGTTAAATAACCAGTTGTATCAAATggaataaaaatttgtcattggACGATAGTTTTAACCCAGATATgcactgaattatttttttttaatttttttttaattctacagttttttttatactataaatgtattcttcaacacattttaacaataattgtaaaaaaatttcatcgTCGTTTAGTAAATAATGGGTGGCCTATATATAGGACAGTAGGAAAATATGAgtgaaatgctaaaatattccaaaaatgcttttttatttttagaagggttacatttacattggatatatatgttttatgtacttaattcaactgtgtttttaacaaagatatataaaacaagcttaaataaaatttttagtaagtgcATTTTGTAGTTTATGGCTTTGTGTggtaatcaaataaaacatttagtatgaaGACCAACATCACACTTATGGCATCTGGTAGTGCACTTGGCATGGCAATGCCCACATCTCGTTTGCTTTTCCTGAGGAACAACAAGGTGGTCCAATCTGTCAAACCTGGAGTCCACTTTTGATTGTTTTCGATGGCCGTCCAGCCTTTGAACGCGCACCCTTTACCAAATGTTTCTAGCAGGTTACAGGCAAGTCTGCGTCTGAAAGACAAGTGGTCAAGGTTCCCTCCCGCATGGCGGTGAAGTTGCCAGGCATTTTGTTCTGCACTGTCAATGCAGTCACAGATCAGAGGGAAATACCACTTCTTTACCTCTGATTTGGATTCGGTACAGGCTCATATTTTGATCGCACCGGTCCACTCCGCCCATTTTTTTGTTGTACTGGTGTATGAGGTTTGGTTGAGGGATGAAAGCATGTTTCTTGGCTTTAAGTGAAAAGCGTTTTACCTGATGTATGGGTTGTACACCAACAGCATTTGAAACAACAGTGACAATACTGTTGTCATTCCatcttgcaataattaaattttcatcacatactttttcgtattcaaaagttcccctttctttctttttcaaatctttactatCAGTCAGTGGGCACTTTGCTATTCTGTTCTCTCTCACCGTACCAATAGCCTCTTATATTCTTTTGGGACAGTTTCTCAAACAAAGGTTagaccagaaaaaaaattatcaaaatacaagaaGTACGGGAAATCACCATTCTTCTTCAGAACATCACAGTACTGCAAAACAACACTGGCACCAAGGCCCAAGTGTTCATACTGAGGAGTCCAAGGTGTGGCTGCTCCCTTGGTAGGGGTCTTTCCAAACTACATAGCCATTGGGTGTAGCACCAACCCAAATTTTGTAACCATAGCGAATAGGTTTGTTTCTGATGAATTGTTTTCAAACCATGCCTCCCAAAATATGGGACCATAGACTCATCAACTGAGTGGTGTTCCTCATGTGGTgcgtaatcaaaaaatgttttgttcaatgcATCAAACAATGGACGTTACTTTTGCATACTGTCATTCAGGCATTGAGGTTGTCATTATCACAAACATGCAAATTTGACATAATAAACTCAAATCTGTCTCTAGAAAATTGCATTTACAAACTAATTCATTGCGAGTGTCCAAAGCTGTTTCCCAATACATTGTCTTCGAGGTAAATGGAACATAACCACTCAACAACAATActcctatgaaacatttcattttcatCGACAGTTACATCACCTAAACGGTTATGTAATGCCGCATAAACGATTTGTTTTCTcaactaataaatctacaatatcatcatcgaaaatacagaaaaactgttccattggtgttaattttttgttgtacTTCCTGTCTATTACTCCAAATAGTATCATCTAGTTTTAGGTCCTCTTTGACCCATTTGTACTGCTTTTTAGTGAATGGCTTACTAACCTTTTTTGCTGGTTTCTCTTCAGTGAAATTCTGAATtcgtcttacttttttatttggtggCTGTGCTATGTCCATCTTCGCTGAACTAGAGGGTAAGGTTGGTTGTGATAAAGAAGGATCCTCTTCATCTTTGTTGTCACTCAGTTCAAATTCTTGGGAAACTTCAGCCGGGGCCAATAGTTGGTTTCCTGGAAGATGATGGATTGAAGTCATGTCCTCATCCCCAGAATCCTCATCAGTGACATCATCATTTGCATTGATTGGTGGCTGAATATATACGCCAATTTCTTCATCAGGTGGCACTTGGATCTCTTCATCTTCTAGCATCGTCAAAATTTCATGAAGGTTCAagttcctaaaaaattcaaagtacgataaataacaaggttttttcagaattttttataaaataactgtaaaaaattgtattgatgcttaaaacaaaaagtttaacccAATTACTAAGTCACGACTTGAAATACAAGGGTCGAAACTCATTTGAGAGTGGGAAGCATTATTGTTGTACATATGCCTACTGGACTACATGTAGGACGGGCCAATtccaaacataacctataaacggtcTGAATTTAGAACGGTCacatttcaagataaatgtaataactagttAGTCAGTTATTAGGAAATTGTACTTAATAGGTTTAAAACtacgaaataatagtattgtacttaCTTTTCGCACATGGCGCAGAGCTCATGAAGTTGATTGGAAAtcctaaatttgtaaactagtctaaagaaaacaaactagttgaagCATTCACTTGATTTGTTGCTCAGATGCATTCAGTAGCTCTTACTGAGAGACAGCAACCACCCCTGCCACCTGTTGGAAAAAGCTGAAACTACTTCAGAAGTAAGCTTTATGGAGAACACTACAAGTGTCCTAAATATAGGTCACTAGGCATATCTGGGTTAACTATTTATTgactatattttataacatttatatttatttaattaaatactatattttattaacattttcttaacattttcaaGCAAAGAGTATaaagtttgaaaacaaataataacatttattaatcattatgtttcacaataaaataaaaaactgttcataaattaaaaatattttctttatgattTATTGTTGGAAATGTAacaacagtattttataaattagtcttAATAATATGTATGgtatatacataaaacacaacGATAATGACTCTCGAGCTGTGCGCTTTAACTTTTGACGTACAAAGTGTTCAATGACCTAAAGGTAAATTATGATGGGATCGAGAGAAACgtagaagaaataaaatttcaaagtacaaccatgtaaaattttaacatgtgacatagtaacatattAGACAAACTATCTGTAAGATCGTTACATGAATCTCATTTCCACGTAAACAAGAATGAAGTCATTAATTTTACACTTGTATTCATGAGAGTTCTTTTAAAGGGGAATTCGGGACATATacctgttattaaaattattaggcTTAATTGCTATGACATTGTGGTGTGATTTTTTGGTCGTTATGCAACATTATTGAATTCGATCCTGCTTACacagaaattaaagattttgcAAAACTCCATATCTATGGGTTAGTTAGTTCTGGAGATATGCGGACTGACATACCAGTAGACGGAAATTCACTTCTTTCAGTTCCTCGACCAATAATGGGTTGTACCAAAGACCACACCAGCAACTCCGATATAACTCCTGAGTAATAAACCACCACATACGTTTAGATCACTGTACGTTACGTAATGTATCTgctactgtatgtaaaaaatacaaatttttttaaataaatacaaacattttaaaatagatacaaaaataattttttattagtgtattgtagtaaaagaaatgttttaaattttaagtataatttttaacatttaattttggtaattgttttaaatgtaaaagtggTTTATATTGGTCCTCATAATATGGTATGTACAGAAAACACAACGTTTATGACTCTCGTGTTGTGAGATATTAGTAGTAgcaaatcttttatatttaaaattggtcTACGATCGTGAAAAGCAAGTAAAGTAAAAAGGACTAGatatttagttttgatttattaCGGTACAAGGCATAAAaactataactatatataaatgaCATATGTTGTAATAGCTAGGTTAAACATACGTCTCATCCAATCACATCACAGTTTGGCGTTGAATCACATTAACATATCAGATGTCATGTAAACAGTACTGGACAATGGTTTTAGCCAAtaatcagaatatatatatatatatatatatatatatatatatatatatatattattaaacactttttaattatttatgtcattTCATAGTATTATCAAGCAgttaacaaaaaagtaataaataggatttaaaaacaaaaatttagcgCGTATTTAGCTTTTCCTTTTCACAGTACTTGTTGCTTCTGGATAGTTAtagaatttgattttaaaattataatttatatattaatatcaattaaactTTATGTTACTTACGTTTTTTTCACTGTTCAGGACGATCAAAATTGTTCATTAATATTCTAGTGTTTTGCGTCCaggtaaacataaacataaatagaaACATGGGTAACAAATACTTCGTTTGTCGTCTTTccgtttgtatattttttgtttttgttttttaattaagaaactagtagaaataaaaaattgcacAATTATTATGTTCTCAAATAAAATTGGTAAAagaagtaaacataaatataaagaaaatcagcgataaattttacataataatatattattacgttttaaGATAACAAACGGTTGGTGTTTGTAAACTACTCTTGAAAATTAAACTAGTGCATTATATCTGAACAGAAAGTTACGAGCTCTTCTATTTGCAGAGTATCTGATTTTTAATCTGTAAGTCATCATAAAGTACTATTCTTGGCCCCGAAAGGctgatatatttgtaatatttttcaaaagagaTTAAGTGTGTCAGCCATTTCATCTTAATTATGGATATATTCCactgaaaatgaaatattgtattaaataagaCGATCttaacattttcatataaaactcagttattataaattgttattgttttaatattttaggaatttaaaatCACATTACAGAGATTatccattataataaaaatgtcagaaactcaaaagaatttaaaatagtatCCAATGGAATTtccaaactaatatttttaaacacctgttatactttttatgtaaaaatatatggcATACATGATTAATTGATCCATTTAGAAGGATTCACTCTCAGTGCCTTAATAGGTTTCAACGGTTAGgttgatgaaaaataataaaataataaaactgtgatAAAATTGTGTTATCAATCTGAACGATCAATGCAATAATGTTACTGCTAGGTTCTCGAAATTTATGCTAATTCCTTAATAAAGGTATtgtctttattgaatattttctttGCCGCACTGCATAAAGTTCCCTATATTCTAGGTATACACAGTAGAAATTTTAAGAATCattataacttttctttaaatCTGAAAACGTGGTCATCAAAAGTGAGGTTAGGAAAAGCTGAACTACATCGGCAAGGTAACTTTACGATGTTTGCGGTCTGGAAACACTGGTAATCACTATAAAACTACAATTTCAAAACGAACATCAAGATCGAGAACTGCCTTCCTTTCCCTAAATCTGTACAAGGTAACAACCTAACCCATTTCATATTCATCTTCACCGGCGCCGATTTCGAACCTAGCCCGaagcatttttctaaattaaaaaacccaattggataaaaaacccctcaaaattattcaacaataaaGTTTATTGACAAACTGTAATAGGCCATTCatagtcattttaatttatttttacaaatatttgacaaattcTTATACGgtattatgcttttatttatattgacaaattataTTAGGCTaattatagccattgtaattttagtaaattagtgACAAAGCTTGTTAAATTggcagatattttattttatttctatttgactACAAATAGCCCATTTTGTAAATAGCGAAAGTAAAGGATTGTCGAAATTAGTTAGGCTATTGCACTTTTAGGTAAGCATAGTGACGAAGCACcccttctaaattatttaattggctgaaacagttcaaaatttaaaaaaccatcaaCAATAAAGtctcaaaatcaaatcaaattctcaAACCTAGCAAACTGTCATTTGGCCTAGCCTGGGGCCTATAAAAAGCAACCAAAAACAgggtttttccttttttcccaGAGCTATTACACTCTTGGTTTTGTACTGACTGCACATTAGTAGTAAATTAGTTGCTGCTTAACATCTTATGCTAGGAAACAAATAGTAGTAAGTTACTTAGGCTAGGACCAAGGATGACTATTATGACATGCGCTGCCTGCTCACTACAGATTGACGACAGCGAATGCATCTCAATAGCCTGTGATATCTGTGATAAGTGGTTTCACTCGCAAAGAGagtgtagtaaattaaaaaagactGTTTATTAATATTAGGAAAGGTGACCAATGGGCCTGCTTACTGTGTATTAACTATTACCATAgcctaaatttcaaaaatattgacacAGACCTTCTCATTGAAAACCATAAGAAGGAACTATTAGTTTTAAgcaatcaaaatagttttttaatagaaGAAAACAAGTCGCTCAAGCTGCGCTGATCTTAAAAGCAAGAGAGATCGATGAACTTAGGGtttcttttacaaacaaaaaatcaaaggATGAACAGGGGTGGCGGAGAGTTGTCAATGGGGGGAGGGTGCTTACTTCGGAGACGGGGGACCAGGCACTCAGAACCTCAAACTACTTTGAGACTTTGAGTGCTACCGAGGTGGATAACTTACAAATGAATTCCCTCCTCTTGGAGATAAGAGGAACGGAGCTCAGAGGGGAAGTCAACACAAAAAAGGGGGGTCGggtagaaagaaaaaaattcaccTTGTGGGGGACAGCCATGGCAGACGTTGTTATGGCAGAATAAAGAGTGTAATGGACGCCGAAGTGAGAGCCAGTGTTTTTCCGGGAAAGCCTCTTTCTTTTTTGATCGAGCATGCAGGCGAGGCCGAGGGGGTGAGTCCTGCGGATTTACTGGTAGTGGTGGGGGGGACAAACCAAGTTTCAGAGGATAGTATCTCGGGTCTGACGCAAAAATTTGACTCGTTGGCCGGCATCCGAAAGGGAGACGTCCTGTgggttgtaaaatttttttttgtgaaccttaaattttataacagagagtaagagttagattttattaactttggcagacaggcctgatcaaccttgaaaatccatatcagctggctattaaacagctgcagctccagctggccaaacaacaattgactcctacttcctgttggactttgttactgactgtcaggcttcacgaggcttattctctctctctcatggcgatagtttgaagattgttcagttggaaattgagtctccacgaggttatctataatgtctttacctacattgctcccttcctggcccattactggattgttgccaaggtgaggtattttaatattcttttaagtcaaataatgtgtgctaccaagaaattataaatacttttgaatacatatacttggaattaattttttcttttctcaaccaaccagagtaaatatattagtgaaattaagaagcagaaattacttgagcctttattaatttgtaagttgtactcataaatataaatcctttcagattgtaaatgttatcatagtgttttaatggttcatattttcttagatccaaacatatgttgttgcaatggttagaacttttattttaaataatgcatttgaaataacaacaaaatgtactttaggtaataaatagtgttgtgtggcctataagttaaaaattatctgttagtctgttttatttttgctgttgtttgtaaattcaggataataaatgttggtaatttatgctacgtgctttgtcaaaatgtaagtaagaaaaggcatttgtagaataggaaacaaatatgaaaagatgttttcaagcgaattctatttaaagtttattttagttaataatttatttttggaatttaattaactatatctcattatattgactactgtagattgagtaattgactaatagttaatttttggggttatttacattacaaaccgattatatatctctcaaaatacttcatgttaagattatttcacggaatatttaggtttcatttttattattgttaacataaaattttacgtgctattctaaagcaactattatacatcttttagtgtcaaatatttttgtagattctattgtctgaattgtgctcagggatttgttcgggagcggtttgtgtgcctccacataggtctgcgtaccactacccacccagtgcccgtgctatacctgctactgtgccttcctccctgaccgtgagcccttacggaggcgtatggttgtgatctacgtagttgaataattacttataaatatctttctttattggatacatattgatgtttaatgtgctttgtgtaaatatgtgtctagtttatgtaagtattgtttgattgatatctatgggtaaaataccagaagtactagtggccggccaaggtaatgtggtttagtgtataattactggtgtttagggtatattgttttgataaatctaagggttacctgtaccctcagactgttgagatccaaatacagaaatggtaatcaaacctttttccatgatatgaaatgtaaaattacataattttaataaatatt
It encodes the following:
- the LOC124371262 gene encoding piggyBac transposable element-derived protein 3-like; this encodes MCEKNLNLHEILTMLEDEEIQVPPDEEIGVYIQPPINANDDVTDEDSGDEDMTSIHHLPGNQLLAPAEVSQEFELSDNKDEEDPSLSQPTLPSSSAKMDIAQPPNKKVRRIQNFTEEKPAKKVSKPFTKKQYKWVKEDLKLDDTIWSNRQEVQQKINTNGTVFLYFR